In a genomic window of Agarivorans albus:
- a CDS encoding WbqC family protein: protein MKIGIMQPYFLPYLGYFQLMAHVDIWVIFDQVQFIDKGWVNRNRILHPDESKQWQFITVPLSKRGQFDYINTLSIHNDAKWKKQIRGKFDYWRKKAPYFKASMELLDECLALETDSLGDLLAHSLATTNQYLGISTPLVVQSKENMPIDSVEHAGQWALEIAKHYGADEYINPCGGAVIFKQQEFDEHNIQLKFLRPELKAYSQRRNQFVPGLSIIDVLMWNSIEEVQRMLSDDFRICSQNEVLSE, encoded by the coding sequence ATGAAAATTGGGATCATGCAACCCTATTTTCTTCCTTATCTTGGTTACTTTCAGTTAATGGCTCATGTGGATATATGGGTGATTTTCGATCAAGTTCAATTTATTGATAAAGGGTGGGTAAACCGAAATCGTATTTTACATCCAGATGAGAGTAAGCAGTGGCAGTTTATTACTGTTCCGCTGAGTAAACGTGGTCAATTTGATTATATTAATACTTTATCTATACATAATGACGCAAAATGGAAAAAACAGATTAGAGGCAAATTTGATTACTGGCGTAAAAAAGCGCCATATTTCAAGGCTTCTATGGAGCTATTAGACGAGTGCCTGGCATTGGAAACAGATTCTCTAGGCGACTTACTTGCTCACAGCCTTGCAACAACCAATCAATATCTTGGAATATCAACCCCTTTAGTGGTGCAATCTAAAGAAAATATGCCAATTGATAGTGTAGAGCATGCGGGGCAATGGGCTTTGGAAATTGCAAAGCATTATGGCGCAGATGAGTATATTAACCCTTGTGGCGGTGCTGTTATTTTCAAGCAACAGGAGTTTGATGAACACAATATTCAGTTGAAATTTCTGCGGCCGGAACTCAAAGCTTATAGCCAAAGGAGAAATCAATTTGTTCCTGGCTTGTCCATCATCGATGTACTGATGTGGAATTCAATTGAAGAGGTTCAAAGAATGCTGAGTGATGATTTTAGAATCTGCTCGCAAAATGAGGTATTAAGTGAATGA
- a CDS encoding sugar transferase translates to MKNLAPIMVSTYSRLNHLKATIQALQNNNHAVDTPLYIFSDAAKPGDEEAIAKVRSYLTTIKGFKSVTIIERKTNGRVQNNRQGIAQLLKQYGRVIFIEDDIFTAPGFITFMNQTLDLYQDSPDILSVSGYIPELDTDSHHVDALLLKRFSGWGVGFWSGKYEQIKAISLDDFEKIKNSKEQTKRLNEQFGEDLFNRFRAEALGHLDGVDTRACYLQFVKNMYSVHPKRSLVQNTGNDGSGVHSSINDKYEVKLWDKTENFVLPAKLNSTAIIDNKVASFFRPDHRDLNPMVITNIIEQLNHKGIKDICLWGTDIMTDLFLQEATNYSFNIRCIMDSWAETQQTHRGYPLITPSQAIQQGEDNFVILSFASRLKMKSIAKKLSPNITIIIYEDKL, encoded by the coding sequence ATGAAAAATTTAGCTCCTATCATGGTCTCAACGTATAGTCGCTTAAACCATCTAAAAGCAACTATTCAAGCACTGCAAAACAACAATCATGCAGTCGACACTCCTTTATATATTTTTTCGGATGCAGCGAAGCCTGGCGATGAAGAAGCAATTGCAAAAGTTCGTTCTTACCTTACAACTATCAAAGGCTTTAAATCAGTCACCATTATTGAACGAAAAACCAACGGTAGAGTACAAAACAATCGACAAGGAATAGCCCAACTATTAAAGCAATACGGTAGGGTTATTTTTATAGAGGATGATATCTTCACTGCGCCAGGCTTTATTACATTCATGAATCAAACACTGGATCTCTATCAAGACTCACCTGATATATTAAGTGTAAGTGGGTATATTCCAGAACTAGATACTGATAGCCACCATGTTGACGCTCTACTGCTTAAACGTTTTTCTGGCTGGGGAGTCGGTTTCTGGAGTGGAAAGTATGAACAAATAAAAGCCATTAGCTTAGATGATTTTGAGAAAATTAAAAATTCAAAAGAACAGACAAAGCGCTTAAATGAGCAATTTGGTGAAGATCTGTTTAATCGTTTTCGAGCGGAAGCTTTAGGCCACCTTGACGGCGTTGATACCCGAGCCTGCTATCTACAATTCGTTAAAAATATGTACAGTGTGCATCCTAAACGTTCATTGGTTCAAAATACCGGTAACGATGGTTCAGGAGTGCATAGCAGCATCAACGACAAGTATGAAGTTAAGCTTTGGGACAAAACCGAGAACTTTGTACTCCCTGCTAAACTAAATTCTACAGCGATTATCGACAATAAAGTTGCAAGCTTTTTTCGCCCAGACCATCGAGATTTAAACCCAATGGTTATCACCAACATTATTGAACAGCTCAATCATAAAGGCATTAAGGACATCTGCCTTTGGGGCACAGATATAATGACGGACTTATTTCTGCAAGAGGCCACCAATTATAGCTTTAATATCCGATGCATTATGGATTCGTGGGCAGAAACGCAACAAACACACCGTGGTTACCCGCTCATTACTCCAAGCCAAGCTATACAGCAAGGAGAAGATAATTTTGTTATTTTGTCTTTCGCGTCTCGATTAAAAATGAAATCTATTGCTAAAAAACTTAGCCCAAACATCACTATCATCATTTATGAAGACAAACTGTAA